In Psychrobacter sp. JCM 18902, a single window of DNA contains:
- a CDS encoding pilin — translation MLFIETDSPPPFYQEQLTPAKRTQLDKWFIGHRSQHYYLKRFEQFDAQGYLSPKWHWAAFFVTFPWLLYRKRYMDAIVYSVAGWSFIQLNVALVLVAFEFLAMSFIPDAYQMATRIGIAAIIWLFWSFMVARWTDAYYYRMARREIADAIDDYPRDEAAQKVHLRREGGVSLFGLGLGFGIFAFALMVIKIQFLPIIAKPKANEVLFDAYDIAKTAQNRVALIYQQTGQCPMDLPIDTGTQQIRIDIDKEAAGVVETDCAVIATIQNVQFPIRYLNQQTLVFYHVPDSDSWNCTSSLNKKLAPASCMPD, via the coding sequence ATGCTATTTATCGAGACGGATTCGCCGCCCCCTTTTTACCAAGAACAGCTGACTCCTGCTAAGCGTACACAACTTGATAAATGGTTCATCGGTCACCGTAGCCAGCATTATTATCTAAAACGCTTTGAGCAGTTCGATGCACAAGGTTATCTTTCGCCAAAATGGCATTGGGCAGCATTTTTTGTGACTTTTCCTTGGCTCCTCTATCGCAAACGCTATATGGATGCGATTGTCTATAGCGTGGCTGGCTGGTCGTTTATTCAGCTCAATGTGGCACTGGTATTGGTTGCGTTTGAATTTTTGGCAATGTCCTTCATCCCTGATGCTTACCAGATGGCGACACGCATAGGTATTGCCGCGATCATTTGGTTATTTTGGTCGTTCATGGTGGCGCGTTGGACGGATGCGTATTATTACCGCATGGCGCGACGTGAGATTGCAGATGCTATCGATGATTATCCGCGTGATGAAGCAGCGCAAAAGGTGCATCTGCGCCGAGAAGGTGGGGTCAGTTTATTTGGGTTAGGATTGGGGTTTGGTATTTTTGCTTTTGCTTTAATGGTCATTAAGATACAGTTTCTGCCAATTATTGCCAAGCCAAAAGCCAATGAAGTGCTGTTCGATGCGTATGATATAGCCAAAACGGCACAAAATCGTGTGGCACTGATTTATCAACAGACAGGGCAATGTCCAATGGATTTGCCTATCGATACAGGCACTCAGCAGATACGAATTGATATCGATAAAGAGGCCGCTGGCGTAGTAGAAACGGATTGTGCAGTCATTGCGACCATACAAAATGTTCAGTTCCCTATCCGCTATCTAAATCAGCAGACACTGGTTTTTTACCATGTGCCAGACAGCGATAGTTGGAACTGTACAAGTTCACTAAATAAGAAACTGGCACCAGCAAGCTGTATGCCCGATTAG
- the recA gene encoding recombinase RecA, whose translation MDDNKAKALKAALGQIEKQFGKNTIMHLGDDSAIMDVDVVSTGSLGLDIALGIGGLPKGRIVEIYGPESSGKTTMTLQAIAECQKQGGTCAFIDAEHALDPVYARKLGVNTDELLLSQPDNGEQALEITDMLVRSGAIDMIVIDSVAALTPRAEIEGEMGDSHMGLQARLMSQALRKITGNAKRSNCMVVFINQIRMKIGVMFGSPETTTGGNALKFYASVRMDIRRIGAVKNGDEIIGNQTRVKVIKNKMAPPFRQAEFEITYGEGTNHLAEVIDLGVEIGAVGKAGSWYSYGDEKIGQGKANSVLFLKENPAIAQEIEAKIREEKLGSKKEAKAEDKANEALVSEPVQ comes from the coding sequence ATGGACGACAATAAAGCCAAAGCCCTTAAAGCAGCACTCGGTCAAATCGAAAAGCAGTTTGGTAAGAATACCATCATGCATTTAGGTGACGACTCAGCTATTATGGATGTCGATGTAGTATCAACAGGTTCGTTGGGTCTGGATATTGCACTTGGCATTGGTGGTCTACCAAAAGGCCGTATCGTAGAGATTTATGGCCCAGAAAGCTCAGGTAAAACGACCATGACGCTACAGGCGATTGCAGAATGTCAGAAACAAGGCGGCACCTGCGCCTTTATCGATGCTGAGCATGCGCTTGACCCTGTTTATGCGCGCAAACTTGGTGTAAACACTGACGAGCTATTGCTTTCTCAGCCTGATAATGGTGAGCAAGCACTTGAAATTACCGACATGTTGGTGCGCTCTGGTGCTATCGATATGATTGTTATTGACTCAGTTGCTGCTCTAACGCCACGTGCGGAGATTGAAGGCGAGATGGGCGACTCACATATGGGCTTGCAAGCACGGCTCATGAGCCAAGCCCTACGTAAAATCACAGGTAACGCCAAACGCTCCAATTGTATGGTGGTATTTATCAACCAAATTCGTATGAAAATTGGTGTGATGTTTGGTAGCCCTGAGACCACGACTGGTGGTAACGCACTGAAATTCTACGCCTCTGTACGTATGGATATCCGCCGTATCGGTGCGGTCAAAAATGGTGATGAAATCATCGGTAACCAAACCCGTGTCAAAGTCATCAAAAACAAAATGGCACCGCCTTTCCGCCAAGCAGAGTTTGAAATTACTTATGGTGAAGGTACCAACCACTTAGCCGAAGTGATTGACTTGGGTGTTGAAATTGGTGCAGTTGGCAAAGCAGGCTCTTGGTATAGCTATGGCGACGAAAAAATCGGTCAAGGTAAAGCCAATTCTGTACTGTTCTTAAAAGAAAACCCTGCGATTGCGCAAGAAATCGAAGCTAAAATTCGCGAGGAAAAGCTTGGATCAAAGAAAGAAGCCAAAGCCGAAGATAAAGCCAATGAAGCGTTGGTTTCTGAACCTGTACAATAA
- the trmB gene encoding tRNA (guanosine(46)-N7)-methyltransferase TrmB — protein sequence MSQHPDINDNIDSTNTTDEQKVLSTNTESNTDIDIEARISNESKPEESKHLRIVNTFMKRRTHMNKNAELALTAPEFSEYLVNNSFGDGNLDGIDNLRTLFADSPNGSEAPLTLEIGFGLGDSFIEMAAAEPSRNFVGVEVHEPGIGKCAYMAGTQALTNVKIINGDAIQLLKQLPENHIDRIQLYFPDPWQKKRHHKRRFVSAERMAIVTRSLKQGGWFHTATDWEHYAFWMVEVLDGFTGLTNQAGAGNFTDRPDFRPMTKFERRGINSGHGVWDLIYIKD from the coding sequence ATGAGTCAACATCCTGATATTAATGATAACATCGATAGTACGAATACTACTGATGAGCAAAAAGTCCTCAGCACTAACACCGAAAGCAATACTGATATTGACATTGAAGCCCGTATTAGTAATGAGAGTAAGCCTGAAGAAAGCAAACATCTACGTATCGTCAATACTTTTATGAAACGACGTACGCACATGAATAAAAATGCCGAACTGGCACTAACCGCGCCAGAATTTTCTGAGTACCTGGTCAATAACAGTTTCGGTGATGGCAATCTTGATGGTATTGACAATCTACGAACGCTATTCGCTGATAGCCCTAACGGTAGTGAAGCACCACTTACTTTAGAGATCGGTTTTGGACTGGGTGATTCGTTCATTGAGATGGCGGCAGCAGAACCTAGCCGCAATTTCGTTGGTGTCGAAGTGCACGAGCCAGGTATCGGTAAATGCGCCTATATGGCAGGTACGCAAGCGCTAACCAATGTCAAAATCATCAACGGTGACGCCATCCAATTGCTCAAGCAACTACCAGAAAACCATATTGATCGTATCCAGCTTTACTTCCCTGATCCATGGCAAAAAAAGCGCCATCACAAACGCCGCTTCGTCAGTGCTGAACGCATGGCGATTGTGACTCGTAGTCTAAAGCAAGGCGGCTGGTTCCATACAGCAACCGACTGGGAGCATTATGCCTTTTGGATGGTTGAAGTTTTAGACGGTTTTACTGGTTTAACCAATCAAGCAGGCGCAGGTAACTTCACCGACCGCCCTGACTTTCGTCCAATGACCAAATTTGAGCGCCGCGGTATAAATAGTGGACATGGCGTTTGGGATTTAATCTATATTAAAGACTAG